The proteins below are encoded in one region of Betaproteobacteria bacterium:
- a CDS encoding DUF3334 family protein, which produces MSQHESPVVYGTEDILRSLCNSMTKVLSIATQSQIHYSGMVQRITKTCLKPDIGCFVLFDGGFSGLVVTNFSAAAAMEIYESYMLSMGMAKADLASSHTSDEVSNVMGELMNQIVGDFTGKVARELQTHITQNQPKMLALTKQVMLSVDTNLDKPEARRVTFFTGRNNIFYLELAIDRTEFIKLHDFESEELDPDTLIEQANNTASTATMPKEDAGTSDSDQDAFLKSLGM; this is translated from the coding sequence ATGAGCCAACACGAAAGCCCCGTTGTCTACGGCACTGAAGACATCCTGCGCAGCCTGTGCAATTCGATGACCAAGGTGTTGAGCATTGCTACCCAGAGCCAGATTCACTACTCGGGTATGGTCCAGCGCATTACCAAGACCTGTCTGAAGCCCGACATCGGTTGCTTTGTGCTGTTCGATGGTGGCTTCTCCGGCCTGGTGGTCACCAACTTTTCAGCGGCGGCGGCGATGGAAATCTACGAGAGCTACATGCTGAGTATGGGCATGGCCAAGGCCGATCTGGCCAGTTCGCATACCTCGGATGAGGTGTCGAATGTCATGGGTGAGTTGATGAACCAGATTGTCGGCGACTTCACCGGCAAGGTGGCGCGTGAATTGCAAACGCACATCACGCAGAACCAGCCCAAGATGCTGGCCCTGACCAAGCAGGTCATGCTCAGCGTCGACACCAATCTCGACAAGCCGGAAGCACGCCGTGTGACCTTCTTTACCGGCCGCAATAACATCTTTTATCTGGAGCTGGCGATCGACCGGACCGAGTTCATCAAACTGCATGACTTCGAGAGCGAAGAACTCGACCCGGATACCTTGATCGAGCAGGCCAATAATACGGCAAGCACCGCTACGATGCCCAAGGAAGATGCAGGCACTAGCGATAGCGACCAGGACGCCTTCCTGAAGTCGCTGGGCATGTAA